TCGTGGAGAAGGGGCGGAGCAAGACCGGTGGACCGCTGTTCGGCCGCAATTTCGACTGGCTGCCGAGCGACGGGATGCGCGAACATACCTTCCTCGCCGTCTTCCACCCGGAGGGCAAGCGGTCGTTCGCGATCGTGACCGTGTCCCCGATCATCGGGTGTATTTCAGGTATGAACGACGCCGGCTTGTCGTGTACGCTCAACGAAATTCATCTCGACCAGTCCAAAGACAAACCGGCTTTCAATTGGGACGGCACGCCCACGATGCTGGCATTCCGCAGGGTGCTTGAAGAATGCGGCAGCGTTGAGGAAGCGGCCACGCTGCTCCGGGGCATGAAGCGGACCACGACTGCGTGTCTCTCGATCTGCGACAAGACCGGCGGGGCCGTGTTCGAGATCACGCCGAAGACGGTCGAGATTCGGAAGGCCGTCAACGACGTCTGTTGCTGCACCAACCACTTCCGCGCGGATTCGCTCAGTGTCACCACGAAATGCTGGCGTTACAAAGCCCTGGAACCACTCCAGAAGGAAACGAGCCAGTTCGGCGTGACCGACGTCTTCGGCCAACTCCACGAAGTGAATCAGGGCAAGTTCACAATCCAGTCGATGGTCTTCGAGCCGGTCGCCCGCAAACTCCACCTTAAATACGGCGGCGAACCGGCCACCGCACAAGTGGCCAAAACATTCGACCTGGGCGTGTTGTTTGATAAGAAGTGATCCGAACGTAAGGGCACCGTCTCTGCCCAAAGGACGACTCGCGGGGGAGTGCATCAAAGATGTTTACGCCGCGTTCCGGTGGGACGGAACGCCCTGGGTGAGTTCGGTACAGAGTTCGTTATTCAACACCGATTCTAGCTCGCCGAGGATGCGACCCGCGGTGTAGCCGTCGAAAACGCGGTGGTCGAACGCGAGCTGGACGCTCATCTCACCTTCCCGGCTCACCGCGTCGTAGAACAAGGCGGCCGTAATCGGGATCGTGGTTTGCACCATACCAATCCGCCCGCCTGCCATCGAGTTAATTCCGTACGTACCGAAAAAGCGGGCGCGGACCAACCCGGACGCGTCCATGCCGATTCGCCACAAGAGCCGGCGAATGGGCAGGGGATAGCGGGTCGTTCGGATCAGCCGGCGGAACGCCCCGACCGTCTCGACGGGCGCGTTCTTGAAGTGGTCCAGTTTCTCCTGAATGACGGTCAACGACAGCCGTTCTGGGTAAAGCATGGAAGCGGAAAACACCGCGTGCTCGCCCTCGTACTCGCGGTCGACCACAACGGACGCCACGCTGTAAGGGGCTTCGTAAAAGTGCGGCCACGGGTACGGCATGTAGATCTGCCGCAGCGCCGGTACGCGGGTAGACACGAGAGCCATGCCCTTGACGAGTAACGCGCCCCACCCGACGGAGAGACCGTTCGCTTTCCGCGCTTCCGCGATCGTGCGGACCCGCAACGTACGCCCCACCGCCACGGTCGGCACGCGGGCGGCGCAGCGGAGTAGATCGGTCATCCATTTCCGCGGCAGGGACAACGGAACCCACCGGCCTTTCTCGGTCGCCACGGCTATCTCCCGGGAATTGACATTTCAACGACGGGCCGAGTCCATTCTGGCGGATGTCTGGATTATCGTCGCAGTCCCATCGTTTGATCCAATCAATTCCGCTCTGAAAACAGCTATGAGAACGAATGCTGTCAGCTGTGCGGGAACGGGGGATCATTCCGGAAACACCGATGCGGTCGATTTCACGTGCGGACGGCGGGTCTCGTCGTAATCCCATTCCCGATAAGTTCGGCCGCGTGGGCGGTCAGTGAAAACAATACGGCCCGGAGTGTTACCCCCGGGCCGCGGCGTCGAGTCGTAGTTCGTCACGCGATGTTATTGCCGCTGGACGGCCGCGAAGAGGTCGCTCATCTTGATGCCCAAAGCCAGACAGATGCGGTAGAGCGTTTCGATCGAGGCCGAGTTCTTGCCCAGTTCGATTTGGGACAGATAGCCCAGCGATACCCCCGTCCGTTCGCTCATGTTCGAGAGCGTAAACCCGAGTACCTTCCGCTTCTCGCGGATGGCGGCGCCGAGCGCTTCCTTGAGGGCGTCCTCGGTCATCCGGAGGAGCCCCTTGCTCTCCAGGCACCGGATCACGATCTCGCGGAGGTTGTCGACCTGGAACGGCTTGGTCAGGTAGTCGTACGTCCGGGCCCGAAGGCAGTTCA
This is a stretch of genomic DNA from Fimbriiglobus ruber. It encodes these proteins:
- a CDS encoding C45 family autoproteolytic acyltransferase/hydolase encodes the protein MTLRLSLSASVVLCFLSLAPAQTPATFPDAKFGRGEMTHVQGVPVLTLRGKPAEIGEQYGVLAVKNAPDLDRLQRNFFKDAKIENRAGFVKLLALRLKPGIPADHMAEIEAIVKASKRDLDLALFANAVYDLSSGMGCSTVIVEKGRSKTGGPLFGRNFDWLPSDGMREHTFLAVFHPEGKRSFAIVTVSPIIGCISGMNDAGLSCTLNEIHLDQSKDKPAFNWDGTPTMLAFRRVLEECGSVEEAATLLRGMKRTTTACLSICDKTGGAVFEITPKTVEIRKAVNDVCCCTNHFRADSLSVTTKCWRYKALEPLQKETSQFGVTDVFGQLHEVNQGKFTIQSMVFEPVARKLHLKYGGEPATAQVAKTFDLGVLFDKK